One window of the Hyperolius riggenbachi isolate aHypRig1 chromosome 5, aHypRig1.pri, whole genome shotgun sequence genome contains the following:
- the TRIL gene encoding TLR4 interactor with leucine rich repeats encodes MEKAVTIQLLMLVVCNLCYSVEDHQCPQPCDCHHPQHILCSNRGLVSVPKSSHILNPVGTKTYSLGGNFIANITATDLSTYFNLQRLDLQYNQIHFIHPKAFDKLSYLEELYLGNNQLPTLSPGAFSPLKKLKVLNVNTNRLRNVSRAAFSSLGSLIKLRLDNNKIEGLHGSSFHGLSNLVYLHLENNKITNISKNAFAGLIRLRLLSLSGNPLNSLRQPTFLPLRSLSTLTMAGNNLQQLGPGVFHGLQKLSKLILSSNRISLVHSKTFNGLGSLQELHLDGNLLSHLPESLLASLHSLELLNLSRNSLSNLPPGTFSGLSRLRVLDLQHNMLSFLPGDILFGNPALYRLQLDGNQWNCNCHLLAFKHWILGTLVRRIRMLTVFVQCREPQEVAGKYLDYLEDVYLRGTGECINSTTPKGVFSTLLDKDVVLHSSGKENKNSTALEQVGQALNLDSKPVLLLPISTSKPEVLSFPQTLASLELVPTTELPLATRRSSTDKRQKLLQTGRSKNTKASAGNRKPVDSKLKPSKQNPVTEKQIPATVQPANEKVKRLPFRQSDAQIPTSDNVPSLPSAEILPHHNPDPLQSPSNSEGSDITGSSPIPSERPQTGDSHPKFKTLQDIPEISPRSHSDALQPSFHATHPDQSETLRQVASFPSVLSDPCEFNKLYLLNLSVESVGSTTARVRWQTLTPHHNQGPVFFRILYERFGQGGRFQRFVYPRGLTESLTLQELTGDTPYLVCVESLIGGRACPVAPREHCVGLVTLSPEDERPLLNYQMLALVLLALNALLLLLGLLAWGIRMARKKWCRKRAPVHVRQMYSTRRPYRSVGTGVSTDFSGFQSHRPRTAVCALGEADLIEFPGCERFREGGNIHREDLLQRFAD; translated from the coding sequence ATGGAGAAAGCTGTCACTATACAGCTGCTGATGCTGGTGGTCTGTAATCTCTGCTATAGTGTGGAAGACCACCAGTGCCCTCAGCCATGTGACTGTCACCATCCTCAGCATATTCTGTGCTCCAACAGAGGGCTAGTTTCAGTTCCCAAATCCAGCCATATTCTCAACCCTGTGGGGACTAAAACTTACAGCCTGGGTGGAAACTTTATCGCTAATATAACTGCCACAGACTTATCAACTTATTTTAATTTGCAGAGGCTTGATCTGCAGTACAATCAGATCCACTTCATTCATCCCAAGGCATTTGACAAGCTCAGCTACCTAGAAGAGTTGTACCTTGGCAACAACCAGCTTCCTACACTTTCCCCTGGTGCTTTCTCCCCTCTGAAGAAACTGAAAGTGCTGAATGTGAATACCAACAGACTGCGAAACGTAAGTCGGGCCGCCTTCTCCAGCCTGGGGTCACTGATCAAACTAAGACTGGACAATAACAAGATAGAGGGACTGCATGGTTCTTCCTTCCATGGCCTCTCTAATTTGGTTTACCTGCATCTAGAAAACAACAAAATTACCAATATCAGTAAAAATGCCTTTGCAGGGCTTATAAGACTGCGTCTGCTGAGCCTGTCAGGGAACCCCCTGAATTCGTTACGCCAACCTACATTTTTACCGCTGCGTTCCCTTAGCACACTCACAATGGCTGGAAACAATCTGCAACAACTGGGACCAGGTGTTTTTCATGGATTACAGAAGCTTTCCAAGCTCATTCTCAGCTCAAACAGGATTTCTCTTGTACACAGCAAGACGTTTAATGGACTGGGGTCTTTACAAGAGCTGCATCTTGATGGAAACTTACTGAGCCATCTCCCTGAAAGTCTCCTAGCATCACTGCACAGTCTGGAATTACTGAACCTGAGTCGCAATTCTCTGTCCAATCTGCCTCCTGGGACTTTCAGTGGATTAAGCAGACTGAGGGTGCTGGATCTGCAGCACAATATGCTGAGTTTCCTACCTGGGGACATCTTGTTTGGAAATCCAGCCCTTTACAGGCTGCAGCTGGATGGCAATCAGTGGAACTGTAACTGTCACTTGTTGGCGTTTAAGCATTGGATTCTGGGAACCCTGGTCAGACGGATTCGGATGTTGACAGTGTTTGTACAGTGCAGAGAAccccaggaagtggctgggaaataTTTGGACTATCTTGAAGATGTTTATTTACGGGGAACCGGAGAATGTATTAACAGTACGACTCCTAAAGGAGTATTTAGCACCTTACTTGACAAGGATGTGGTTTTGCATAGTTCtggtaaagaaaataaaaattccACAGCTCTTGAACAGGTGGGCCAAGCGTTGAACCTGGATTCTAAACCAGTTTTGTTACTTCCTATCTCTACAAGTAAACCGGAAGTCCTCTCTTTTCCTCAGACTTTAGCATCTTTAGAACTTGTGCCCACCACAGAACTGCCTTTGGCCACCAGGAGGAGCAGCACTGATAAACGCCAAAAACTattacagacaggaagaagtaagAACACAAAGGCTTCTGCTGGAAACCGGAAGCCAGTGGACTCTAAACTGAAGCCAAGCAAGCAGAATCCAGTAACTGAAAAGCAAATCCCTGCTACGGTACAACCAGCTAATGAGAAGGTTAAACGGCTACCTTTCAGACAGTCTGACGCCCAAATCCCAACATCTGACAATGTGCCCAGCCTCCCAAGTGCTGAAATTTTACCTCATCACAACCCTGACCCCTTACAGTCTCCAtctaattctgagggctctgataTAACTGGATCTTCACCAATACCTTCGGAAAGGCCCCAGACTGGTGATTCACATCCAAAATTTAAAACGCTACAGGATATCCCAGAGATCTCACCCCGGAGTCATTCTGATGCATTGCAGCCATCTTTTCATGCTACTCATCCTGATCAAAGTGAGACCTTACGCCAAGTTGCATCTttcccatctgttctctctgaccCATGTGAATTTAACAAGTTGTATTTACTGAACTTGTCTGTGGAATCTGTAGGAAGCACCACAGCTCGGGTACGATGGCAGACTTTGACCCCTCATCATAATCAGGGGCCTGTCTTTTTCAGAATTTTATACGAGCGCTTTGGGCAAGGTGGACGTTTCCAGCGCTTTGTCTATCCAAGGGGTCTGACAGAATCTTTAACTTTACAGGAGCTCACAGGAGATACTCCATATTTAGTGTGTGTCGAGAGCCTAATTGGTGGACGAGCTTGTCCTGTGGCCCCCAGGGAGCACTGTGTGGGCCTTGTCACATTATCTCCAGAAGATGAGCGTCCTTTGCTAAACTACCAAATGCTAGCTTTAGTATTACTTGCCCTGAAtgcattgctgctgctgctgggattgCTTGCCTGGGGTATTCGAATGGCACGCAAAAAGTGGTGTCGGAAAAGAGCACCAGTCCACGTCCGCCAGATGTACTCCACACGACGCCCTTACCGGTCCGTGGGAACTGGAGTATCCACTGATTTTTCAGGTTTTCAGTCACACAGGCCTCGCACAGCAGTGTGTGCGCTGGGAGAAGCAGACCTCATAGAGTTCCCTGGCTGTGAGCGCTTCAGAGAGGGGGGAAAtatacacagagaggatctgctgCAGAGATTCGCAGACTGA